In the genome of Streptomyces sp. NBC_00190, one region contains:
- a CDS encoding GNAT family N-acetyltransferase has translation MNSGPLDLRQVTAPGHVTPELRQALIECWIEITNAGGAAGFPFPPIDASQATPAVDSLVSGLAPETSRLVVASIDGHLVGWLNVRRDPFELIAHWGTLHHVQTRTGLRGRGIGAALMHHVREIARDEMGLEQLRLAARGGVGLEDFYRRLGWKEIGRWPGALRLAPGDDRDEVLMILAPL, from the coding sequence GGAGCTGAGGCAAGCACTCATCGAATGCTGGATCGAGATCACCAATGCCGGCGGGGCAGCGGGATTCCCCTTCCCTCCCATCGACGCGAGCCAGGCCACCCCTGCGGTCGACTCCCTCGTCTCGGGCCTTGCTCCCGAGACGAGTCGCCTCGTGGTCGCATCGATCGACGGCCACCTCGTCGGGTGGCTGAATGTTCGGCGTGACCCCTTCGAGCTCATCGCGCACTGGGGAACGCTCCACCATGTCCAAACGCGGACCGGCCTGCGCGGCCGGGGCATCGGGGCTGCGCTCATGCATCACGTTCGTGAGATCGCCCGAGACGAGATGGGGCTGGAGCAACTCCGCTTGGCCGCACGCGGCGGCGTGGGGCTGGAGGACTTCTACCGACGCCTCGGCTGGAAGGAAATCGGCCGCTGGCCGGGCGCCCTTCGCCTCGCCCCCGGAGACGATCGCGACGAAGTCCTGATGATCCTGGCTCCGCTCTGA